Proteins encoded within one genomic window of Cytophagales bacterium:
- a CDS encoding ABC transporter permease, with protein MKNSPPKLAQRFFSWYCRNRLHDSILGDLDEQFCQNLDKYGVQKARLYYWLGVLQFFNRFTLKRENQSTSHHSNTIPMLKNNFISSLRFLSRNKRFTAINVFGLTIGFTSILLIMLFVNHQQSFDQFHANKDQVYRVNFAFQDNAGNVTKLVNSPPALATGVWGKFPELQKISRMRYAMNSLLANGDRRFYEDHGYYADSLFLETLQFEMSAGDPGTALDNPNSIVITESLASKYFNRTDPIGRTLMFNNTTPLKVTGILADLPDNSHLDFNFLISFSTYTIPEGYASDLSSWSWLGFLTYVELSAQSDPEVFEEKLVQHFKDLNPDNPNPMLPEIQSLSDIYLGSVGMADDLASHIRSGNQFTVNALSTIAVLILIIAGFNFANLSYALSINRSKSTGIRKVLGANRRNIIAQLLTESLLLTTLCLAFSIGLTIYLFPMVSSWLDWEITPGPGEFWSVSALMIAAGMVTGLLAGIYPALALAGFDVIKSLRGAFKGGANKPWQLKNVLILLQFSISIGFITATIIITKQLNYLSSADMGYETENVVAIKMLPEDLSHHYEIFRERLLQQSTVAHVSRSERVVGDPWPWSVALPVNEDPENSKRVFFNLADYDYFKTMGIPLSEGRSFSEAHVNDPTRSMIINQKAADYLNLQDPVGKQVHFFELEGPRTIIGVVEDFNYTSLHDEIGPAVVIMPFIDMEFMYVRFESGNLQEQVAFMEGTWQQVAPGMPLDWRFLDEKLDRLYHSEEKLSEMIQVFAVLAILLACLGLYGIVAFMINTRIKEFGVRKVLGASIRSLYILFVKKYILQTVLALLIILPIVHHLLTDWLTGFAYHIQIHWTIYPAAALVMVLMILITISFRTLNAARANPTELLRTE; from the coding sequence ATGAAAAATAGCCCACCCAAACTCGCCCAACGTTTCTTCAGTTGGTACTGCCGCAACCGACTGCACGATTCAATTCTCGGGGACCTGGACGAACAGTTCTGTCAGAATTTAGACAAGTATGGTGTCCAAAAAGCACGACTCTACTATTGGCTGGGTGTACTTCAATTCTTCAACCGATTTACCCTAAAACGCGAAAACCAATCCACATCCCATCATTCCAATACCATACCTATGCTTAAGAATAATTTCATCAGCTCCCTTCGTTTTTTAAGTCGCAATAAGCGATTTACAGCGATCAATGTGTTTGGACTTACGATCGGTTTTACCAGTATCCTGTTGATCATGCTTTTTGTCAATCATCAACAATCTTTTGATCAATTTCATGCGAACAAGGACCAGGTTTATCGGGTCAATTTTGCCTTTCAGGACAATGCAGGGAATGTGACCAAACTGGTGAATTCACCACCAGCATTAGCGACGGGCGTTTGGGGAAAGTTTCCGGAGCTCCAAAAAATCTCACGGATGCGCTATGCCATGAACAGTTTGTTGGCAAACGGCGACCGTCGGTTTTACGAGGATCACGGTTATTATGCAGACTCGCTTTTTCTGGAAACACTCCAATTCGAAATGTCTGCTGGTGATCCTGGTACCGCGCTGGATAATCCTAATTCAATTGTCATTACTGAATCGCTGGCATCAAAATACTTCAATCGTACTGATCCCATTGGAAGGACCCTGATGTTCAATAATACGACTCCCTTGAAGGTCACCGGTATTTTGGCAGACCTCCCTGATAACTCACATCTCGACTTCAATTTTTTGATTTCCTTTTCAACTTACACCATTCCCGAAGGATATGCGTCGGACTTAAGCAGCTGGAGTTGGCTAGGATTCCTGACCTATGTGGAATTGAGTGCCCAATCGGACCCAGAGGTTTTTGAGGAGAAACTTGTGCAGCATTTCAAAGATTTAAATCCCGATAATCCGAATCCGATGTTACCGGAAATTCAGTCTTTGTCTGACATTTATCTGGGTTCAGTTGGCATGGCGGACGACCTGGCAAGCCACATCCGTTCAGGAAATCAATTCACCGTAAATGCCCTCTCGACGATTGCCGTTCTCATTTTGATCATTGCAGGATTCAACTTTGCAAACCTGAGTTATGCTTTGTCCATCAACCGCAGCAAATCCACGGGGATCAGAAAAGTATTGGGTGCCAATAGGAGAAACATCATTGCTCAGCTGTTAACCGAATCATTGCTATTGACCACTTTGTGCCTGGCATTTTCTATTGGCTTGACAATTTATTTATTTCCGATGGTTTCCTCATGGTTAGATTGGGAGATTACTCCAGGTCCAGGGGAGTTTTGGTCCGTGAGTGCCCTAATGATTGCCGCAGGCATGGTGACTGGTTTGCTCGCTGGCATATATCCGGCGCTGGCCCTGGCAGGATTTGATGTGATCAAATCCCTGCGAGGAGCTTTCAAGGGTGGGGCCAACAAACCCTGGCAGCTGAAAAATGTGCTGATTTTGCTGCAGTTCTCGATTTCCATTGGATTCATTACAGCGACAATCATCATCACGAAACAGCTCAATTATTTGTCGAGTGCGGATATGGGTTATGAGACCGAAAATGTAGTGGCCATCAAAATGTTGCCGGAAGACCTGTCCCATCACTATGAGATTTTCAGAGAAAGATTACTGCAACAGTCGACAGTAGCCCATGTGAGTCGCAGTGAACGCGTAGTGGGCGACCCCTGGCCATGGAGCGTGGCCCTCCCGGTCAATGAAGATCCGGAAAACAGTAAACGCGTATTCTTCAACCTGGCCGATTACGACTATTTCAAAACCATGGGCATTCCTTTATCCGAAGGCCGTTCCTTTTCTGAAGCCCATGTGAATGACCCGACCCGGTCCATGATCATCAATCAGAAAGCCGCCGATTATCTGAATCTCCAGGACCCTGTTGGTAAACAAGTACACTTTTTCGAGTTGGAAGGTCCGCGCACGATCATAGGCGTTGTGGAGGACTTTAACTACACTTCTTTACACGATGAGATTGGTCCTGCGGTGGTCATTATGCCCTTCATCGATATGGAATTTATGTACGTACGATTTGAATCCGGAAATCTTCAGGAACAGGTCGCATTCATGGAAGGTACCTGGCAGCAAGTGGCTCCGGGGATGCCCCTGGATTGGCGGTTTTTAGATGAAAAACTGGATCGGTTGTATCATTCTGAAGAGAAGCTTTCTGAGATGATCCAGGTGTTTGCCGTATTGGCCATACTGCTGGCTTGCCTGGGATTGTATGGTATTGTGGCCTTCATGATCAATACGCGGATCAAAGAATTTGGTGTGAGGAAAGTTCTGGGTGCCTCGATACGTTCGTTGTACATATTATTCGTTAAGAAATACATTTTGCAGACTGTCCTGGCCCTGCTCATCATCTTGCCAATTGTACACCACTTACT
- a CDS encoding PadR family transcriptional regulator: MKLHLGEFEEIVLLLVAVHHEDAYGLSIANSIQKKLNRNVTLSSVHTALYRMEEKGFLVSQVGGSTKERGGRSKRIFKITSLGKQALESSRQSRNMLWEMIPKISFEGL, from the coding sequence ATGAAATTGCACCTGGGTGAGTTTGAAGAGATTGTTTTGCTTTTGGTTGCCGTGCACCACGAGGATGCGTATGGGCTTTCCATTGCGAATTCCATTCAGAAAAAACTGAACAGAAATGTGACGTTGAGTAGTGTACATACCGCCCTCTACCGTATGGAAGAAAAGGGTTTTTTAGTATCTCAGGTTGGTGGATCAACCAAAGAAAGAGGAGGCCGCAGCAAGCGCATCTTCAAAATCACCAGTTTAGGCAAACAAGCGTTGGAATCCTCCCGGCAGTCCCGGAACATGTTGTGGGAGATGATCCCGAAAATCAGCTTTGAAGGCCTATGA
- a CDS encoding NACHT domain-containing protein, whose protein sequence is MADLDFTEIITKIVATSAVKEAFQFSIETLKNTDRKSRHKLEDLADSLQNNLKRTANWTTYTTSLPEVEGDKFLDDNHIYLDFYLKPLKYSYGENGPKKEINLIQNFLQISSRHVILLGGPGSGKTTSMKMLSRNILLSRIEVEYSFPFVVRFREHSSTLLNHTNKHVLLGHHSIDISKISPEKIEEHTKRIYANNLLFSLIYRELGLSLDHRDDEQLYRDFDSGFIKNYVINILEKLNCLVILEGFDEIPQIVQFEMRKEIEFLCLSLNNSKVVITSRTNTFDTIESAKAFEIAPLTEKKILDFSLSWLDSEEKAESFVEQVKGSPFYDTTIRPLNLTFLIALFESNGYLPPKPWSVYKEIVDLLITKWDRQRHIRRKSKFAGFIDSDKYSFLTLLAFELSKREDTSFTPSTLGSVFRNNTKRFGLQKEEVNEIVAELEASSGLFVNSGYHKFEFPHKCLQEFLSAEYISNYRPLSKISHYLAVMPNELAVFISFSTNKNHVFSECLKVLGPDTRDKFLNRIILEKIDFEEDFYFGVTLCELFADFALDDPDKEIWVTFCNLSGIKESCKLLLNFYEVEPLQRDNIFSLKKRSRMVSDSPHELKATAIMFD, encoded by the coding sequence ATGGCAGATCTAGATTTTACCGAAATAATTACTAAGATAGTCGCTACTTCCGCAGTTAAAGAAGCATTTCAATTCTCTATCGAAACACTAAAAAATACCGATAGAAAATCACGACACAAGCTTGAGGACTTAGCAGATTCTTTACAAAACAACTTAAAAAGAACGGCTAATTGGACGACTTACACAACCTCATTACCTGAGGTAGAAGGAGATAAGTTTTTAGATGATAATCATATTTATTTGGATTTCTATTTGAAGCCTTTGAAGTATTCATACGGAGAAAATGGTCCGAAAAAAGAAATCAATTTGATTCAGAATTTTTTACAAATCAGCAGTAGACATGTAATACTACTTGGTGGACCAGGATCCGGGAAAACAACATCTATGAAGATGTTATCTAGAAATATTTTACTGAGTCGAATCGAAGTAGAGTATTCTTTCCCGTTTGTTGTTCGGTTTAGGGAGCATAGTTCTACTCTCCTTAATCACACGAATAAACATGTATTACTAGGACATCACAGTATTGATATATCGAAGATTTCTCCGGAGAAGATAGAGGAACACACAAAAAGAATTTATGCTAATAATCTTCTATTTAGTCTTATATATAGGGAACTCGGTTTGAGTTTAGACCATAGAGATGATGAACAGTTATATAGAGATTTTGATAGTGGATTTATTAAAAACTATGTCATAAATATTCTGGAGAAACTTAACTGCCTAGTTATACTTGAAGGGTTTGATGAAATCCCTCAAATTGTTCAATTTGAGATGAGAAAGGAAATCGAATTTTTATGTCTTTCTTTAAACAATTCAAAGGTCGTTATAACTTCAAGAACTAATACATTTGATACTATTGAGAGTGCCAAAGCTTTTGAGATAGCTCCATTAACTGAAAAAAAGATTCTTGATTTTAGTTTGAGTTGGCTCGATAGTGAAGAAAAGGCGGAATCCTTCGTAGAACAAGTTAAAGGATCCCCATTTTATGATACAACCATTAGACCTCTTAATTTAACATTTCTTATCGCTCTATTCGAAAGTAACGGCTACTTGCCTCCAAAGCCATGGTCTGTTTACAAGGAAATTGTTGACCTACTGATCACAAAATGGGACAGACAAAGACACATCAGACGAAAAAGTAAGTTCGCCGGATTTATCGATTCCGATAAATATAGTTTTCTTACACTCTTGGCTTTTGAGTTGTCAAAAAGGGAGGACACGAGCTTTACTCCTTCAACATTGGGGTCAGTATTTCGCAATAACACAAAGCGATTTGGTTTACAAAAAGAAGAGGTAAATGAAATTGTTGCGGAACTTGAAGCATCATCAGGACTTTTTGTGAATTCGGGTTACCACAAATTCGAATTTCCCCATAAGTGTTTACAAGAATTCCTTTCAGCGGAATACATTTCTAACTATCGCCCCTTATCCAAAATCAGCCATTATCTGGCTGTAATGCCAAATGAGCTTGCTGTATTTATTAGCTTTTCAACAAATAAAAATCATGTATTTAGTGAATGTCTAAAGGTATTAGGTCCGGACACACGTGATAAATTTTTAAATAGAATCATTTTGGAGAAAATCGATTTCGAGGAAGATTTTTATTTCGGCGTGACTCTGTGTGAACTCTTTGCGGATTTTGCACTTGATGATCCTGATAAAGAAATATGGGTTACATTTTGCAATCTCTCAGGAATAAAGGAAAGCTGTAAACTACTTTTAAACTTTTATGAAGTGGAGCCATTGCAACGTGATAACATTTTTTCTTTGAAAAAGCGATCAAGAATGGTATCAGATTCTCCTCATGAATTAAAAGCTACTGCTATTATGTTTGATTAA
- a CDS encoding amidohydrolase family protein, which produces MRQGLCFLLICGIVFSQCDGPPVEDKPKKELKELTLTEGTNMAVALSPSGDTLAYDLLGRIWLMPVSGGEGIPITDPYGNAREPSWSPDGKKIAFQAYWDGNWHIYTVNTDGTGIKQMTSGEFDHREPHWSPDGTTLAFSSDRNGNYDIWTLQIVSEQMVPVTSADGNESGPSWSPDGKELAYVKEMDGNFELVKRSAISGASTSLYTASGKLTGASWSPDGNQLLINEHKDVTATLKQVDAESQEVKTVSSEGEDVFPFRHSWMSDGSLIYTASGNMYQLSAQGEKQTIPFSVKVELDRTPYQRKKRDFDDAAPQLAKGIVYPSISPDGESVLFVALQDLWIKTGPDLVQLTDDAAVQWLPIWSPDGQQIAYSSDKDGSFGIWTMDADGSDANKVLATGSSVSGMTWSPDGKTIAFTKSYGPRFGTLNLLDLATGEQKRLGAGVGSSVGTPTWSPDGKIVALSALAPYSTRYREGVNRVMLFSVDGGRQRVQKAPEHWSFGVRANDGPVWSPDGEYMALISKGRLWMMPVDSFGNSTGDPIQLTEEMADAPTWSGDSKKLLYMATDQLKVLNVDTKIAEKIALHLTWERKHAQGRTIIHAGGLIDAVSDTLKQDIDIVIDGHRIVEIAAHDESREADQKIDASDAFVMPGLIDIHVHEGSENGERLGRTWLSWGVTTIRNPAGDPYDALNRREAMQSGKALGPRIYFTGSPIDGNRIFYGGASTTTSEQQVDEELRKAELLDYDLIKTYVRLPDVLQKRVVDGAHRIGIPVTSHELYPAVGFNIDGVEHVKGTSRRGYSAKLSETRQAYDDVTNLLAESGMWFTPTTAIYLGYQYVVARDPSVMEDARLQELTELRYLASISASAEQIQSDQETYDELYENVIRMVADVHRKGGLVVAGTDAPIIPQGFGLHVELENYQDAGLRPIDVLRTATINNAKALNAQDDLGTIEVGKLADLVIVEGNPLEDIRNARKTRMVIKNGEVFELERLIKGE; this is translated from the coding sequence ATGCGTCAAGGATTATGCTTCCTGCTGATATGCGGTATTGTTTTTTCTCAATGTGATGGCCCTCCTGTGGAGGATAAGCCTAAGAAAGAACTAAAGGAATTGACCCTGACCGAAGGGACCAACATGGCTGTGGCTTTATCCCCGAGTGGAGATACACTGGCCTATGATTTGTTAGGGCGCATTTGGCTGATGCCCGTCTCGGGAGGCGAGGGCATACCAATCACCGATCCCTATGGCAATGCAAGAGAACCTTCCTGGTCGCCAGATGGTAAGAAAATCGCTTTCCAGGCATACTGGGATGGAAATTGGCACATTTATACGGTCAATACAGACGGAACAGGTATAAAACAAATGACCTCCGGGGAATTTGATCACCGTGAACCACATTGGTCGCCTGACGGAACAACACTGGCCTTTTCATCTGATCGAAATGGTAATTATGACATTTGGACGCTTCAGATTGTCAGTGAGCAGATGGTGCCGGTTACTTCGGCTGACGGAAATGAATCAGGACCTAGCTGGTCACCGGACGGAAAGGAATTGGCTTACGTGAAAGAGATGGATGGCAATTTCGAATTGGTCAAGCGATCTGCAATATCCGGAGCAAGCACTTCCCTGTATACTGCAAGCGGTAAGTTGACAGGTGCCTCCTGGTCGCCGGATGGCAACCAATTGCTAATCAATGAGCACAAGGATGTGACCGCTACCTTAAAACAAGTGGATGCTGAAAGCCAGGAGGTAAAAACCGTGTCCTCTGAAGGAGAAGATGTTTTTCCTTTTCGACATTCCTGGATGTCCGATGGCTCGCTGATCTACACCGCTTCAGGGAACATGTATCAATTGAGTGCGCAGGGTGAAAAACAGACCATTCCTTTTTCGGTCAAAGTGGAATTGGACCGGACACCTTATCAGCGTAAAAAACGTGACTTTGATGATGCAGCCCCACAGCTGGCAAAAGGCATTGTGTATCCGTCTATTTCCCCGGATGGCGAATCGGTGCTCTTTGTGGCATTACAAGACCTTTGGATAAAAACCGGGCCAGATCTGGTACAACTGACTGATGATGCGGCCGTACAGTGGTTACCAATATGGTCACCCGATGGGCAACAAATTGCCTACAGCTCAGACAAAGATGGATCTTTTGGTATCTGGACCATGGATGCTGATGGATCGGATGCTAACAAAGTTCTGGCAACTGGTAGCAGCGTCTCCGGGATGACCTGGTCCCCCGATGGGAAAACGATCGCTTTTACGAAGAGTTATGGTCCAAGATTCGGCACACTTAACCTGTTGGACCTGGCAACCGGAGAACAAAAACGATTAGGAGCAGGCGTGGGTAGCAGTGTAGGAACACCGACCTGGTCACCGGATGGAAAAATAGTCGCTCTGTCTGCTTTAGCGCCCTATTCTACCCGCTATCGAGAAGGGGTAAATCGAGTCATGTTATTCTCGGTGGATGGCGGTCGTCAACGGGTTCAAAAAGCACCGGAACACTGGTCATTTGGTGTAAGGGCGAATGATGGTCCAGTGTGGTCACCAGATGGCGAATACATGGCCTTGATCTCCAAAGGGAGACTCTGGATGATGCCAGTAGATTCCTTTGGAAATTCGACTGGGGATCCCATTCAATTGACGGAAGAAATGGCTGATGCCCCCACCTGGAGTGGTGATTCGAAAAAATTACTCTATATGGCGACGGATCAACTAAAGGTACTGAATGTGGATACTAAAATTGCCGAAAAGATAGCCCTGCACCTCACCTGGGAAAGAAAACATGCACAAGGAAGAACGATCATTCATGCCGGAGGCCTCATCGACGCTGTGAGTGATACGTTAAAGCAGGACATTGACATTGTGATCGATGGGCATCGAATTGTGGAAATAGCGGCTCATGACGAGTCGCGCGAAGCAGATCAGAAAATTGATGCGTCTGATGCTTTTGTAATGCCCGGTTTGATTGACATCCATGTACATGAAGGCAGTGAAAACGGTGAGCGATTGGGTCGGACCTGGCTTTCCTGGGGAGTGACTACCATCAGGAATCCTGCCGGTGATCCGTATGATGCTCTCAATCGACGGGAAGCGATGCAATCGGGAAAAGCCCTTGGTCCCAGGATATATTTTACAGGAAGCCCGATCGATGGTAACCGGATTTTCTATGGTGGTGCCTCTACCACTACTTCCGAGCAGCAGGTCGATGAGGAACTTAGGAAAGCGGAATTATTAGATTATGACCTGATCAAGACGTATGTGCGTTTGCCGGATGTGCTTCAGAAGCGTGTGGTGGATGGTGCGCATCGTATTGGCATTCCAGTGACTTCTCATGAGCTGTATCCGGCCGTGGGTTTTAACATTGATGGCGTAGAACACGTCAAAGGAACGAGCCGGCGTGGCTACTCTGCTAAACTCTCCGAAACCCGGCAAGCCTATGATGACGTGACGAATCTATTGGCCGAGTCAGGAATGTGGTTTACCCCTACCACCGCGATTTACTTGGGTTATCAATATGTAGTTGCCAGGGACCCAAGTGTCATGGAAGATGCCCGCTTGCAGGAACTGACAGAGTTGCGCTACCTGGCCAGCATCAGTGCCTCTGCAGAACAGATTCAGAGTGATCAGGAAACTTACGATGAGCTCTATGAAAATGTCATTCGGATGGTAGCCGATGTGCATCGAAAAGGAGGTCTGGTGGTCGCAGGAACAGACGCGCCTATCATTCCACAGGGGTTTGGATTGCATGTGGAACTGGAAAATTACCAGGATGCGGGCTTGCGACCAATCGATGTATTAAGAACCGCCACGATCAATAACGCAAAGGCACTTAATGCACAAGATGATCTGGGTACCATTGAAGTGGGGAAGCTCGCCGATTTGGTGATTGTCGAGGGTAATCCATTAGAAGACATTCGAAATGCCCGTAAAACCCGGATGGTGATTAAGAATGGAGAAGTGTTTGAGTTGGAACGGTTGATTAAGGGGGAGTGA
- a CDS encoding phosphatase PAP2 family protein, with protein sequence MFQIEPILWLRSLTSPAMDWLMTTISQLGYSEVYGTIMVCLVFGVHLRKGLAVMIAAIIVGLLTFSLKTTIQFPRPSDVDIRVLPEGYQLPFDLKESGAGTSFWDLPSIEARRLVSMQPDWSYGLPSGHVSSATVCLLAIAFFFRSRSVLWFSMLWIPLMCLSRMYLGRHFLADVIGGVLVGMLGLWLAHVLLRKLLRDESSEWRTLIPLAFLIIPIATVAPFASQIHNENAGRVLALLTIYAYLIQQGIPKDSGSFWKRAGRVVIVSINFVLIDMILKGFLEPHGWDELPVVAMMSTYLTFVIAFVGGIVISKQAGLYQME encoded by the coding sequence ATGTTTCAAATTGAACCGATTTTGTGGTTGCGATCATTAACATCACCGGCTATGGACTGGTTGATGACGACCATTTCCCAACTAGGATACTCCGAAGTTTACGGTACCATCATGGTATGCCTTGTTTTTGGAGTCCACCTGAGAAAAGGCCTGGCCGTGATGATCGCAGCGATAATCGTGGGTTTGTTGACATTTAGTTTAAAAACGACCATACAGTTTCCCCGGCCTAGTGATGTGGATATACGAGTATTACCAGAAGGCTATCAGCTTCCTTTTGATTTGAAAGAGAGCGGTGCAGGAACAAGTTTTTGGGATCTGCCTTCAATTGAAGCACGTCGTTTGGTTAGTATGCAGCCTGATTGGAGTTATGGTCTACCTTCAGGTCACGTAAGTTCAGCCACGGTATGCTTACTAGCGATTGCCTTCTTTTTTCGTTCCAGGAGTGTGCTTTGGTTTTCCATGCTTTGGATACCCTTGATGTGCCTTTCCAGAATGTACCTCGGACGGCACTTTTTAGCAGATGTGATTGGAGGAGTATTGGTTGGTATGCTTGGCTTATGGCTTGCTCATGTTTTATTACGTAAGTTGTTAAGAGACGAAAGTTCAGAATGGCGGACGCTTATCCCATTAGCTTTTTTGATTATTCCTATTGCCACAGTCGCTCCATTCGCTTCGCAGATTCACAATGAAAATGCAGGAAGGGTGCTCGCTTTGCTTACGATATATGCTTATCTGATCCAACAGGGTATCCCAAAGGACTCAGGTAGCTTTTGGAAAAGAGCAGGTCGGGTGGTTATCGTCTCCATCAATTTTGTGTTAATTGATATGATACTCAAAGGGTTTTTGGAACCTCACGGCTGGGATGAATTACCCGTAGTTGCCATGATGAGTACTTATTTAACTTTTGTGATTGCCTTTGTTGGGGGAATAGTCATTTCAAAGCAGGCTGGTTTATATCAGATGGAATAA
- a CDS encoding LytTR family DNA-binding domain-containing protein: protein MPVSMNFSWLNLQYPFEETFEEKRNTILILSASAGLVLILLQPFGFSITDQSFQFLAVIVIGAITMGVNFIVLPTLFPTLFKDSHWSIVKALIFLSYNFLIIGFWYHLYQVVFVEENIFLMASPEQLVSGISKVVAIGLVASGFLVLIRYNILTRRHLQIAQELNDWSREIVEQPHKLGNSSAVRLALEGKEILLNSDDLLWISAEGNYISLKVRGQSKNLLYRATMKQMEAALVEFPAFFRCHRSFVINLKAISSLKGNSQGLFVHIDKQPEKIPVARPKIKWLKSALNEYASCQFVTN from the coding sequence ATGCCTGTTAGCATGAATTTCTCATGGCTTAACCTCCAGTATCCATTTGAAGAGACTTTTGAAGAAAAGCGGAACACGATTTTGATCCTGTCTGCTTCTGCAGGACTTGTCCTCATCTTATTACAACCCTTTGGTTTTTCTATTACTGATCAAAGTTTCCAGTTTTTAGCGGTGATAGTCATTGGGGCAATAACCATGGGGGTCAACTTTATTGTGCTACCCACATTATTCCCGACACTTTTTAAAGATAGCCATTGGTCCATTGTCAAAGCATTGATTTTCCTTTCTTACAATTTTCTAATCATTGGATTTTGGTATCACCTGTATCAGGTTGTTTTTGTTGAGGAGAACATATTCCTGATGGCTTCTCCTGAACAACTCGTATCAGGCATTTCAAAGGTGGTGGCTATTGGCCTGGTGGCATCGGGGTTCCTGGTATTGATCCGCTACAATATATTGACGAGAAGGCATTTGCAAATTGCCCAGGAATTGAATGACTGGTCGCGGGAAATAGTAGAGCAGCCACACAAGTTGGGTAATTCATCAGCAGTCAGGTTGGCACTGGAAGGAAAAGAAATTTTATTGAATAGCGATGATTTATTGTGGATCAGCGCAGAAGGAAATTACATCTCTCTAAAAGTTAGAGGTCAAAGCAAAAACCTGTTGTATCGAGCAACCATGAAACAAATGGAAGCTGCTCTTGTTGAGTTCCCTGCATTCTTCAGATGTCACCGATCCTTTGTGATCAACCTCAAAGCGATCTCATCTTTAAAGGGTAACTCCCAAGGATTGTTTGTTCATATCGATAAACAACCGGAAAAAATCCCAGTCGCAAGACCGAAAATCAAGTGGCTCAAAAGTGCTTTAAATGAGTATGCTTCCTGTCAATTCGTCACAAATTAA